A window of the Falco rusticolus isolate bFalRus1 chromosome 1, bFalRus1.pri, whole genome shotgun sequence genome harbors these coding sequences:
- the CTBP1 gene encoding C-terminal-binding protein 1 isoform X5 — MDFANRFKKMKGIRPPIMNGPMHPRPLVALLDGRDCTVEMPILKDVATVAFCDAQSTQEIHEKVLNEAVGALMYHTITLTREDLEKFKALRIIVRIGSGFDNIDIKSAGDLGIAVCNVPAASVEETADSTMCHILNLYRRTTWLHQALREGTRVQSVEQIREVASGAARIRGETLGIIGLGRVGQAVALRAKAFGFSVIFYDPYLSDGMERALGLQRVSTLQDLLFHSDCVTLHCNLNEHNHHLINDFTIKQMRQGAFLVNTARGGLVDEKALAQALKEGRIRGAALDVHESEPFSFSQGPLKDAPNLICTPHAAWYSEQASIEMREEAAREIRRAITGRIPDSLKNCVNKDHLTAATHWASMDPGVVHPELNGAAYSRYPPGVVSVASTGIPAAVEGIVPNPMSLSHGLPAVAHPPHAPSPGQTVKPEADRDHPSDQL; from the exons GCATTCGACCTCCGATCATGAATGGGCCCATGCACCCACGCCCTTTGGTAGCGTTGCTGGATGGCAGGGATTGTACAGTAGAAATGCCTATTCTGAAGGATGTAGCCACAGTGGCATTTTGTGATGCTCAGTCTACACAAGAAATTCATGAAAAG gtACTAAATGAAGCAGTGGGTGCACTGATGTATCACACTATCACTTTAACACGAGAAGACCTGGAGAAATTTAAAGCACTTCGAATAATTGTCCGAATTGGCAGCGGTTTTGATAATATTGACATCAAATCTGCTGGAGATTTAG GGATCGCAGTGTGTAACGTGCCAGCTGCCTCGGTAGAAGAAACGGCAGATTCTACCATGTGCCACATTCTGAACCTGTACAGGCGAACCACCTGGCTTCACCAGGCTTTGCGGGAAGGCACAAGGGTACAGAGTGTTGAACAGATCCGGGAAGTGGCTTCTGGAGCTGCCAGGATCAGAGGGGAGACTTTGGGCATTATTGGATTAG GGCGTGTTGGGCAAGCAGTAGCACTACGTGCCAAAGCCTTTGGCTTCAGTGTGATTTTCTATGACCCATACCTCTCAGATGGCATGGAGCGTGCTCTGGGACTGCAGCGGGTGAGCACTTTGCAGGACTTGCTGTTCCACAGTGACTGTGTTACCCTGCACTGCAACTTGAATGAACACAATCATCATCTTATTAATGACTTCACCATAAAGCAG ATGAGACAAGGGGCTTTCCTGGTCAACACAGCTCGAGGTGGGTTAGTAGACGAAAAAGCACTTGCACAGGCcctgaaggaaggaaggatacGAGGGGCAGCCTTAGATGTACATGAGTCAGAACCATTCag CTTTAGTCAGGGCCCCTTGAAGGATGCACCAAACCTGATCTGTACCCCACATGCAGCCTGGTATAGTGAACAAGCCTCAATTGAGATGCGGGAGGAAGCAGCACGAGAGATCCGAAGGGCGATCACAG GTCGTATTCCAGACAGTCTGAAAAACTGTGTTAACAAAGATCATTTGACTGCAGCTACACATTGGGCCAGCATGGATCCCGGAGTTGTTCATCCAGAGCTTAATGGTGCTGCGTACAG caGGTATCCCCCAGGCGTTGTAAGTGTGGCTTCCACTGGCATACCTGCAGCAGTAGAAGGAATAGTCCCCAACCCTATGTCTTTATCACACGGCCTCCCTGCTGTAGCCCACCCGCCCCATGCTCCTTCCCCTGGCCAAACTGTCAAACCAGAAGCTGATAGAGACCACCCAAGCGACCAATTGTAG
- the CTBP1 gene encoding C-terminal-binding protein 1 isoform X4, which translates to MGSSHLLNKGLPLGIRPPIMNGPMHPRPLVALLDGRDCTVEMPILKDVATVAFCDAQSTQEIHEKVLNEAVGALMYHTITLTREDLEKFKALRIIVRIGSGFDNIDIKSAGDLGIAVCNVPAASVEETADSTMCHILNLYRRTTWLHQALREGTRVQSVEQIREVASGAARIRGETLGIIGLGRVGQAVALRAKAFGFSVIFYDPYLSDGMERALGLQRVSTLQDLLFHSDCVTLHCNLNEHNHHLINDFTIKQMRQGAFLVNTARGGLVDEKALAQALKEGRIRGAALDVHESEPFSFSQGPLKDAPNLICTPHAAWYSEQASIEMREEAAREIRRAITGRIPDSLKNCVNKDHLTAATHWASMDPGVVHPELNGAAYRYPPGVVSVASTGIPAAVEGIVPNPMSLSHGLPAVAHPPHAPSPGQTVKPEADRDHPSDQL; encoded by the exons GCATTCGACCTCCGATCATGAATGGGCCCATGCACCCACGCCCTTTGGTAGCGTTGCTGGATGGCAGGGATTGTACAGTAGAAATGCCTATTCTGAAGGATGTAGCCACAGTGGCATTTTGTGATGCTCAGTCTACACAAGAAATTCATGAAAAG gtACTAAATGAAGCAGTGGGTGCACTGATGTATCACACTATCACTTTAACACGAGAAGACCTGGAGAAATTTAAAGCACTTCGAATAATTGTCCGAATTGGCAGCGGTTTTGATAATATTGACATCAAATCTGCTGGAGATTTAG GGATCGCAGTGTGTAACGTGCCAGCTGCCTCGGTAGAAGAAACGGCAGATTCTACCATGTGCCACATTCTGAACCTGTACAGGCGAACCACCTGGCTTCACCAGGCTTTGCGGGAAGGCACAAGGGTACAGAGTGTTGAACAGATCCGGGAAGTGGCTTCTGGAGCTGCCAGGATCAGAGGGGAGACTTTGGGCATTATTGGATTAG GGCGTGTTGGGCAAGCAGTAGCACTACGTGCCAAAGCCTTTGGCTTCAGTGTGATTTTCTATGACCCATACCTCTCAGATGGCATGGAGCGTGCTCTGGGACTGCAGCGGGTGAGCACTTTGCAGGACTTGCTGTTCCACAGTGACTGTGTTACCCTGCACTGCAACTTGAATGAACACAATCATCATCTTATTAATGACTTCACCATAAAGCAG ATGAGACAAGGGGCTTTCCTGGTCAACACAGCTCGAGGTGGGTTAGTAGACGAAAAAGCACTTGCACAGGCcctgaaggaaggaaggatacGAGGGGCAGCCTTAGATGTACATGAGTCAGAACCATTCag CTTTAGTCAGGGCCCCTTGAAGGATGCACCAAACCTGATCTGTACCCCACATGCAGCCTGGTATAGTGAACAAGCCTCAATTGAGATGCGGGAGGAAGCAGCACGAGAGATCCGAAGGGCGATCACAG GTCGTATTCCAGACAGTCTGAAAAACTGTGTTAACAAAGATCATTTGACTGCAGCTACACATTGGGCCAGCATGGATCCCGGAGTTGTTCATCCAGAGCTTAATGGTGCTGCGTACAG GTATCCCCCAGGCGTTGTAAGTGTGGCTTCCACTGGCATACCTGCAGCAGTAGAAGGAATAGTCCCCAACCCTATGTCTTTATCACACGGCCTCCCTGCTGTAGCCCACCCGCCCCATGCTCCTTCCCCTGGCCAAACTGTCAAACCAGAAGCTGATAGAGACCACCCAAGCGACCAATTGTAG
- the CTBP1 gene encoding C-terminal-binding protein 1 isoform X1: protein MSLMDKHKVKRQRLDRIFEGIRPPIMNGPMHPRPLVALLDGRDCTVEMPILKDVATVAFCDAQSTQEIHEKVLNEAVGALMYHTITLTREDLEKFKALRIIVRIGSGFDNIDIKSAGDLGIAVCNVPAASVEETADSTMCHILNLYRRTTWLHQALREGTRVQSVEQIREVASGAARIRGETLGIIGLGRVGQAVALRAKAFGFSVIFYDPYLSDGMERALGLQRVSTLQDLLFHSDCVTLHCNLNEHNHHLINDFTIKQMRQGAFLVNTARGGLVDEKALAQALKEGRIRGAALDVHESEPFSFSQGPLKDAPNLICTPHAAWYSEQASIEMREEAAREIRRAITGRIPDSLKNCVNKDHLTAATHWASMDPGVVHPELNGAAYSRYPPGVVSVASTGIPAAVEGIVPNPMSLSHGLPAVAHPPHAPSPGQTVKPEADRDHPSDQL from the exons GCATTCGACCTCCGATCATGAATGGGCCCATGCACCCACGCCCTTTGGTAGCGTTGCTGGATGGCAGGGATTGTACAGTAGAAATGCCTATTCTGAAGGATGTAGCCACAGTGGCATTTTGTGATGCTCAGTCTACACAAGAAATTCATGAAAAG gtACTAAATGAAGCAGTGGGTGCACTGATGTATCACACTATCACTTTAACACGAGAAGACCTGGAGAAATTTAAAGCACTTCGAATAATTGTCCGAATTGGCAGCGGTTTTGATAATATTGACATCAAATCTGCTGGAGATTTAG GGATCGCAGTGTGTAACGTGCCAGCTGCCTCGGTAGAAGAAACGGCAGATTCTACCATGTGCCACATTCTGAACCTGTACAGGCGAACCACCTGGCTTCACCAGGCTTTGCGGGAAGGCACAAGGGTACAGAGTGTTGAACAGATCCGGGAAGTGGCTTCTGGAGCTGCCAGGATCAGAGGGGAGACTTTGGGCATTATTGGATTAG GGCGTGTTGGGCAAGCAGTAGCACTACGTGCCAAAGCCTTTGGCTTCAGTGTGATTTTCTATGACCCATACCTCTCAGATGGCATGGAGCGTGCTCTGGGACTGCAGCGGGTGAGCACTTTGCAGGACTTGCTGTTCCACAGTGACTGTGTTACCCTGCACTGCAACTTGAATGAACACAATCATCATCTTATTAATGACTTCACCATAAAGCAG ATGAGACAAGGGGCTTTCCTGGTCAACACAGCTCGAGGTGGGTTAGTAGACGAAAAAGCACTTGCACAGGCcctgaaggaaggaaggatacGAGGGGCAGCCTTAGATGTACATGAGTCAGAACCATTCag CTTTAGTCAGGGCCCCTTGAAGGATGCACCAAACCTGATCTGTACCCCACATGCAGCCTGGTATAGTGAACAAGCCTCAATTGAGATGCGGGAGGAAGCAGCACGAGAGATCCGAAGGGCGATCACAG GTCGTATTCCAGACAGTCTGAAAAACTGTGTTAACAAAGATCATTTGACTGCAGCTACACATTGGGCCAGCATGGATCCCGGAGTTGTTCATCCAGAGCTTAATGGTGCTGCGTACAG caGGTATCCCCCAGGCGTTGTAAGTGTGGCTTCCACTGGCATACCTGCAGCAGTAGAAGGAATAGTCCCCAACCCTATGTCTTTATCACACGGCCTCCCTGCTGTAGCCCACCCGCCCCATGCTCCTTCCCCTGGCCAAACTGTCAAACCAGAAGCTGATAGAGACCACCCAAGCGACCAATTGTAG
- the CTBP1 gene encoding C-terminal-binding protein 1 isoform X2, which yields MSLMDKHKVKRQRLDRIFEGIRPPIMNGPMHPRPLVALLDGRDCTVEMPILKDVATVAFCDAQSTQEIHEKVLNEAVGALMYHTITLTREDLEKFKALRIIVRIGSGFDNIDIKSAGDLGIAVCNVPAASVEETADSTMCHILNLYRRTTWLHQALREGTRVQSVEQIREVASGAARIRGETLGIIGLGRVGQAVALRAKAFGFSVIFYDPYLSDGMERALGLQRVSTLQDLLFHSDCVTLHCNLNEHNHHLINDFTIKQMRQGAFLVNTARGGLVDEKALAQALKEGRIRGAALDVHESEPFSFSQGPLKDAPNLICTPHAAWYSEQASIEMREEAAREIRRAITGRIPDSLKNCVNKDHLTAATHWASMDPGVVHPELNGAAYRYPPGVVSVASTGIPAAVEGIVPNPMSLSHGLPAVAHPPHAPSPGQTVKPEADRDHPSDQL from the exons GCATTCGACCTCCGATCATGAATGGGCCCATGCACCCACGCCCTTTGGTAGCGTTGCTGGATGGCAGGGATTGTACAGTAGAAATGCCTATTCTGAAGGATGTAGCCACAGTGGCATTTTGTGATGCTCAGTCTACACAAGAAATTCATGAAAAG gtACTAAATGAAGCAGTGGGTGCACTGATGTATCACACTATCACTTTAACACGAGAAGACCTGGAGAAATTTAAAGCACTTCGAATAATTGTCCGAATTGGCAGCGGTTTTGATAATATTGACATCAAATCTGCTGGAGATTTAG GGATCGCAGTGTGTAACGTGCCAGCTGCCTCGGTAGAAGAAACGGCAGATTCTACCATGTGCCACATTCTGAACCTGTACAGGCGAACCACCTGGCTTCACCAGGCTTTGCGGGAAGGCACAAGGGTACAGAGTGTTGAACAGATCCGGGAAGTGGCTTCTGGAGCTGCCAGGATCAGAGGGGAGACTTTGGGCATTATTGGATTAG GGCGTGTTGGGCAAGCAGTAGCACTACGTGCCAAAGCCTTTGGCTTCAGTGTGATTTTCTATGACCCATACCTCTCAGATGGCATGGAGCGTGCTCTGGGACTGCAGCGGGTGAGCACTTTGCAGGACTTGCTGTTCCACAGTGACTGTGTTACCCTGCACTGCAACTTGAATGAACACAATCATCATCTTATTAATGACTTCACCATAAAGCAG ATGAGACAAGGGGCTTTCCTGGTCAACACAGCTCGAGGTGGGTTAGTAGACGAAAAAGCACTTGCACAGGCcctgaaggaaggaaggatacGAGGGGCAGCCTTAGATGTACATGAGTCAGAACCATTCag CTTTAGTCAGGGCCCCTTGAAGGATGCACCAAACCTGATCTGTACCCCACATGCAGCCTGGTATAGTGAACAAGCCTCAATTGAGATGCGGGAGGAAGCAGCACGAGAGATCCGAAGGGCGATCACAG GTCGTATTCCAGACAGTCTGAAAAACTGTGTTAACAAAGATCATTTGACTGCAGCTACACATTGGGCCAGCATGGATCCCGGAGTTGTTCATCCAGAGCTTAATGGTGCTGCGTACAG GTATCCCCCAGGCGTTGTAAGTGTGGCTTCCACTGGCATACCTGCAGCAGTAGAAGGAATAGTCCCCAACCCTATGTCTTTATCACACGGCCTCCCTGCTGTAGCCCACCCGCCCCATGCTCCTTCCCCTGGCCAAACTGTCAAACCAGAAGCTGATAGAGACCACCCAAGCGACCAATTGTAG
- the CTBP1 gene encoding C-terminal-binding protein 1 isoform X3, whose product MGSSHLLNKGLPLGIRPPIMNGPMHPRPLVALLDGRDCTVEMPILKDVATVAFCDAQSTQEIHEKVLNEAVGALMYHTITLTREDLEKFKALRIIVRIGSGFDNIDIKSAGDLGIAVCNVPAASVEETADSTMCHILNLYRRTTWLHQALREGTRVQSVEQIREVASGAARIRGETLGIIGLGRVGQAVALRAKAFGFSVIFYDPYLSDGMERALGLQRVSTLQDLLFHSDCVTLHCNLNEHNHHLINDFTIKQMRQGAFLVNTARGGLVDEKALAQALKEGRIRGAALDVHESEPFSFSQGPLKDAPNLICTPHAAWYSEQASIEMREEAAREIRRAITGRIPDSLKNCVNKDHLTAATHWASMDPGVVHPELNGAAYSRYPPGVVSVASTGIPAAVEGIVPNPMSLSHGLPAVAHPPHAPSPGQTVKPEADRDHPSDQL is encoded by the exons GCATTCGACCTCCGATCATGAATGGGCCCATGCACCCACGCCCTTTGGTAGCGTTGCTGGATGGCAGGGATTGTACAGTAGAAATGCCTATTCTGAAGGATGTAGCCACAGTGGCATTTTGTGATGCTCAGTCTACACAAGAAATTCATGAAAAG gtACTAAATGAAGCAGTGGGTGCACTGATGTATCACACTATCACTTTAACACGAGAAGACCTGGAGAAATTTAAAGCACTTCGAATAATTGTCCGAATTGGCAGCGGTTTTGATAATATTGACATCAAATCTGCTGGAGATTTAG GGATCGCAGTGTGTAACGTGCCAGCTGCCTCGGTAGAAGAAACGGCAGATTCTACCATGTGCCACATTCTGAACCTGTACAGGCGAACCACCTGGCTTCACCAGGCTTTGCGGGAAGGCACAAGGGTACAGAGTGTTGAACAGATCCGGGAAGTGGCTTCTGGAGCTGCCAGGATCAGAGGGGAGACTTTGGGCATTATTGGATTAG GGCGTGTTGGGCAAGCAGTAGCACTACGTGCCAAAGCCTTTGGCTTCAGTGTGATTTTCTATGACCCATACCTCTCAGATGGCATGGAGCGTGCTCTGGGACTGCAGCGGGTGAGCACTTTGCAGGACTTGCTGTTCCACAGTGACTGTGTTACCCTGCACTGCAACTTGAATGAACACAATCATCATCTTATTAATGACTTCACCATAAAGCAG ATGAGACAAGGGGCTTTCCTGGTCAACACAGCTCGAGGTGGGTTAGTAGACGAAAAAGCACTTGCACAGGCcctgaaggaaggaaggatacGAGGGGCAGCCTTAGATGTACATGAGTCAGAACCATTCag CTTTAGTCAGGGCCCCTTGAAGGATGCACCAAACCTGATCTGTACCCCACATGCAGCCTGGTATAGTGAACAAGCCTCAATTGAGATGCGGGAGGAAGCAGCACGAGAGATCCGAAGGGCGATCACAG GTCGTATTCCAGACAGTCTGAAAAACTGTGTTAACAAAGATCATTTGACTGCAGCTACACATTGGGCCAGCATGGATCCCGGAGTTGTTCATCCAGAGCTTAATGGTGCTGCGTACAG caGGTATCCCCCAGGCGTTGTAAGTGTGGCTTCCACTGGCATACCTGCAGCAGTAGAAGGAATAGTCCCCAACCCTATGTCTTTATCACACGGCCTCCCTGCTGTAGCCCACCCGCCCCATGCTCCTTCCCCTGGCCAAACTGTCAAACCAGAAGCTGATAGAGACCACCCAAGCGACCAATTGTAG
- the CTBP1 gene encoding C-terminal-binding protein 1 isoform X7: MSGIRPPIMNGPMHPRPLVALLDGRDCTVEMPILKDVATVAFCDAQSTQEIHEKVLNEAVGALMYHTITLTREDLEKFKALRIIVRIGSGFDNIDIKSAGDLGIAVCNVPAASVEETADSTMCHILNLYRRTTWLHQALREGTRVQSVEQIREVASGAARIRGETLGIIGLGRVGQAVALRAKAFGFSVIFYDPYLSDGMERALGLQRVSTLQDLLFHSDCVTLHCNLNEHNHHLINDFTIKQMRQGAFLVNTARGGLVDEKALAQALKEGRIRGAALDVHESEPFSFSQGPLKDAPNLICTPHAAWYSEQASIEMREEAAREIRRAITGRIPDSLKNCVNKDHLTAATHWASMDPGVVHPELNGAAYSRYPPGVVSVASTGIPAAVEGIVPNPMSLSHGLPAVAHPPHAPSPGQTVKPEADRDHPSDQL, from the exons ATGTCAG GCATTCGACCTCCGATCATGAATGGGCCCATGCACCCACGCCCTTTGGTAGCGTTGCTGGATGGCAGGGATTGTACAGTAGAAATGCCTATTCTGAAGGATGTAGCCACAGTGGCATTTTGTGATGCTCAGTCTACACAAGAAATTCATGAAAAG gtACTAAATGAAGCAGTGGGTGCACTGATGTATCACACTATCACTTTAACACGAGAAGACCTGGAGAAATTTAAAGCACTTCGAATAATTGTCCGAATTGGCAGCGGTTTTGATAATATTGACATCAAATCTGCTGGAGATTTAG GGATCGCAGTGTGTAACGTGCCAGCTGCCTCGGTAGAAGAAACGGCAGATTCTACCATGTGCCACATTCTGAACCTGTACAGGCGAACCACCTGGCTTCACCAGGCTTTGCGGGAAGGCACAAGGGTACAGAGTGTTGAACAGATCCGGGAAGTGGCTTCTGGAGCTGCCAGGATCAGAGGGGAGACTTTGGGCATTATTGGATTAG GGCGTGTTGGGCAAGCAGTAGCACTACGTGCCAAAGCCTTTGGCTTCAGTGTGATTTTCTATGACCCATACCTCTCAGATGGCATGGAGCGTGCTCTGGGACTGCAGCGGGTGAGCACTTTGCAGGACTTGCTGTTCCACAGTGACTGTGTTACCCTGCACTGCAACTTGAATGAACACAATCATCATCTTATTAATGACTTCACCATAAAGCAG ATGAGACAAGGGGCTTTCCTGGTCAACACAGCTCGAGGTGGGTTAGTAGACGAAAAAGCACTTGCACAGGCcctgaaggaaggaaggatacGAGGGGCAGCCTTAGATGTACATGAGTCAGAACCATTCag CTTTAGTCAGGGCCCCTTGAAGGATGCACCAAACCTGATCTGTACCCCACATGCAGCCTGGTATAGTGAACAAGCCTCAATTGAGATGCGGGAGGAAGCAGCACGAGAGATCCGAAGGGCGATCACAG GTCGTATTCCAGACAGTCTGAAAAACTGTGTTAACAAAGATCATTTGACTGCAGCTACACATTGGGCCAGCATGGATCCCGGAGTTGTTCATCCAGAGCTTAATGGTGCTGCGTACAG caGGTATCCCCCAGGCGTTGTAAGTGTGGCTTCCACTGGCATACCTGCAGCAGTAGAAGGAATAGTCCCCAACCCTATGTCTTTATCACACGGCCTCCCTGCTGTAGCCCACCCGCCCCATGCTCCTTCCCCTGGCCAAACTGTCAAACCAGAAGCTGATAGAGACCACCCAAGCGACCAATTGTAG
- the CTBP1 gene encoding C-terminal-binding protein 1 isoform X6 has product MCLRGIRPPIMNGPMHPRPLVALLDGRDCTVEMPILKDVATVAFCDAQSTQEIHEKVLNEAVGALMYHTITLTREDLEKFKALRIIVRIGSGFDNIDIKSAGDLGIAVCNVPAASVEETADSTMCHILNLYRRTTWLHQALREGTRVQSVEQIREVASGAARIRGETLGIIGLGRVGQAVALRAKAFGFSVIFYDPYLSDGMERALGLQRVSTLQDLLFHSDCVTLHCNLNEHNHHLINDFTIKQMRQGAFLVNTARGGLVDEKALAQALKEGRIRGAALDVHESEPFSFSQGPLKDAPNLICTPHAAWYSEQASIEMREEAAREIRRAITGRIPDSLKNCVNKDHLTAATHWASMDPGVVHPELNGAAYSRYPPGVVSVASTGIPAAVEGIVPNPMSLSHGLPAVAHPPHAPSPGQTVKPEADRDHPSDQL; this is encoded by the exons GCATTCGACCTCCGATCATGAATGGGCCCATGCACCCACGCCCTTTGGTAGCGTTGCTGGATGGCAGGGATTGTACAGTAGAAATGCCTATTCTGAAGGATGTAGCCACAGTGGCATTTTGTGATGCTCAGTCTACACAAGAAATTCATGAAAAG gtACTAAATGAAGCAGTGGGTGCACTGATGTATCACACTATCACTTTAACACGAGAAGACCTGGAGAAATTTAAAGCACTTCGAATAATTGTCCGAATTGGCAGCGGTTTTGATAATATTGACATCAAATCTGCTGGAGATTTAG GGATCGCAGTGTGTAACGTGCCAGCTGCCTCGGTAGAAGAAACGGCAGATTCTACCATGTGCCACATTCTGAACCTGTACAGGCGAACCACCTGGCTTCACCAGGCTTTGCGGGAAGGCACAAGGGTACAGAGTGTTGAACAGATCCGGGAAGTGGCTTCTGGAGCTGCCAGGATCAGAGGGGAGACTTTGGGCATTATTGGATTAG GGCGTGTTGGGCAAGCAGTAGCACTACGTGCCAAAGCCTTTGGCTTCAGTGTGATTTTCTATGACCCATACCTCTCAGATGGCATGGAGCGTGCTCTGGGACTGCAGCGGGTGAGCACTTTGCAGGACTTGCTGTTCCACAGTGACTGTGTTACCCTGCACTGCAACTTGAATGAACACAATCATCATCTTATTAATGACTTCACCATAAAGCAG ATGAGACAAGGGGCTTTCCTGGTCAACACAGCTCGAGGTGGGTTAGTAGACGAAAAAGCACTTGCACAGGCcctgaaggaaggaaggatacGAGGGGCAGCCTTAGATGTACATGAGTCAGAACCATTCag CTTTAGTCAGGGCCCCTTGAAGGATGCACCAAACCTGATCTGTACCCCACATGCAGCCTGGTATAGTGAACAAGCCTCAATTGAGATGCGGGAGGAAGCAGCACGAGAGATCCGAAGGGCGATCACAG GTCGTATTCCAGACAGTCTGAAAAACTGTGTTAACAAAGATCATTTGACTGCAGCTACACATTGGGCCAGCATGGATCCCGGAGTTGTTCATCCAGAGCTTAATGGTGCTGCGTACAG caGGTATCCCCCAGGCGTTGTAAGTGTGGCTTCCACTGGCATACCTGCAGCAGTAGAAGGAATAGTCCCCAACCCTATGTCTTTATCACACGGCCTCCCTGCTGTAGCCCACCCGCCCCATGCTCCTTCCCCTGGCCAAACTGTCAAACCAGAAGCTGATAGAGACCACCCAAGCGACCAATTGTAG